The Calliphora vicina chromosome 3, idCalVici1.1, whole genome shotgun sequence genome contains a region encoding:
- the LOC135954313 gene encoding cuticle protein 38-like, with translation MFKFIAVCFFALLAIAAAKPGLVAPLAYTAAYTSPLAYSAPLTYAAAPAVVGHASYVAPYASTYNAHHIAHSAAFPATYAAAPVVHAAPAAYATPLFLKK, from the exons atgttcaaattc atCGCTGTCTGCTTCTTCGCTTTGTTGGCTATTGCCGCCGCTAAACCCGGTTTGGTAGCTCCTTTGGCTTACACCGCTGCCTACACTTCTCCTTTGGCCTACTCTGCTCCTTTGACTTATGCTGCTGCTCCCGCTGTTGTTGGTCATGCTTCCTATGTTGCTCCTTATGCCTCCACCTACAATGCCCATCACATTGCTCACTCTGCTGCCTTCCCCGCCACTTATGCTGCCGCTCCAGTAGTACATGCCGCCCCTGCCGCTTATGCTACTCCTCTTTTCTTGAAGAAATAG
- the LOC135954310 gene encoding cuticle protein 38-like — MFKFIAVCFFAVLALATAKPGVVAPLAYTSPLAYSAPLTYAAAPAVVGHDSYVAPYASTYNAHHIAHSAAFPATYAAAPVVHAAPAAYAAAPFVGASYAAHYATPFAAPLLLKK, encoded by the exons atgttcaaattc ATCGCTGTTTGCTTCTTCGCTGTTTTGGCTTTGGCCACTGCTAAACCCGGTGTTGTAGCTCCTTTGGCTTATACGTCGCCTTTGGCTTACTCTGCTCCTTTGACTTATGCCGCTGCTCCCGCTGTTGTTGGTCATGATTCCTACGTTGCTCCTTATGCCTCCACCTACAATGCCCATCACATCGCTCACTCTGCTGCCTTCCCTGCCACTTATGCTGCTGCCCCAGTTGTTCACGCCGCTCCTGCTGCTTATGCCGCTGCTCCCTTTGTAGGTGCTTCTTATGCTGCTCATTATGCCACCCCCTTCGCTGCTCCTCTTTTGTTGAAGAAGTAG